The genomic interval ACTGGCACTTTTTTGGGGGGCCATGCAGTagggcatgagggatcttagttccctgaccaaggatcgaacccatgcttcctgcggtggaagtgcagaatccactggaccaccacggaagtccctggCACTGTTCTGAATTCTGGGAAGACATGAAAAACTAGCCCATGTTCCTTTCCTCACGGTGTCCAAGAGCAGTTTAACTGAGGCTGAACCGTGCTTTTAGGTCAGTCGCACTGGGTTCACATCCCAGCCTTGCCGCTTGTGAGATGTAAGGTCTTGGGTAAGTCTTGTCACTGCTTGGAGTTTGGGTTCCTTCACCTGCCATGTGAAATCAAGCGCTTCGTGCAATGCTGGGTAGCTCATAGGCACTCAGTAGACACTGGGGTTGCTTTGTTATCTTCTGGCCCAGTAGGACCTGAATGGTAAATTCTATACTGCTGAGCACACCTACCCACTGGTTGAGTGATAATGGTCCCACTATTCAGACCAGGGTTCTGAAcacctggctcagatggtaaagcatctgcctacaacacaggaaaccgggttcaatccctgggtgggaaagatacctggaggagggaagggctacccactcgagtatgcttgcctggagaattccatggatagaggagcctggctggctacatacagtccatggggtcgcaaagagttggccacgacagAGCACCTAACACCTCTGAACTCCTAGAAAAGAGTCTAGAGGGTCCTGGCCTCAGGGGCTCCTGACCTGTGGCCTCCGTCTCCACCAGGAACTGGAAAACCTGAACAAGTGGGGCTTGAACATCTTTCGCGTGTCAGATTACGCTGGGGGCCGTTCCCTCAGCTGCATCATGTACACGATATTCCAGGTAGGGTGAGATTCCTGGTAGGGCGGGCTGAGCGGGGCCAGCtgtgagggagggggaggggtgaggagCTGAGGGCCAGGGAGGGTCACCGTCCCCTTACATCTGCCCGCAGGAGCGGGACCTCCTGAAGAAGTTCCGCATCCCGGTGGACACTATGGTGACATACATGCTGACCCTAGAGGACCACTACCACCCGGATGTGGCTTACCACAACAGCCTGCATGCAGccgacgtgctgcagtccacccaTGTGCTGCTGGCCACACCGGCGTTGGATGTGAGCACCACCTGGGCACCCCGTCtctccagcctcccctcccccactgcccatcTTGAAtctcctgtttctctctctgaccCTGGGTCCCTGACCTTCATCTCTCTTTGATCCTGTGCCTCTCTCTCCTGACCCCCATCTTTCTTGACTCTCCCATTTCTCTTTTACCCTGTCTCTCTGACTGCCCATCTTTCTAACCCCTGCCTTTCTCTGACCCCCTTGCTCCGCCCCCAGGCCGTATTCACGGACCTGGAGATTCTCGCTGCCCTCTTCGCGGCCGCCATCCACGACGTGGACCACCCTGGAGTCTCCAATCAGTTCCTCATCAACACCAGTGAGCGGCCCTCTGTGAGGGCGGGGCCTgctgggctggaggtggggcccGCTGGGTTGGGGGCGGGGCCTACGCTGGCCCCTCCCCCGCGGGGGACGTCCTGGGTGGGTCGTTTCTTCCTCTGACTGCCCCAACCTGACCTGGGCCCCAGATTCGGAACTGGCGCTCATGTACAACGACGAGTCGGTGCTGGAGAATCACCACCTGGCCGTGGGCTTCAAGCTGCTGCAGGAAGACAACTGTGACATCTTCCAGAACCTCGGCAAGCGCCAGCGGCAGAGCCTGCGCAAGATGGTCATCGACATGGTGGGCGGGGCGAGGGGCGGGGACAGTGCGAAAGGTCGCCTTTGGGCcgaggggaatttggggagggTCTGGTCTGAGTCTGGGATAGACAGGCCCCGAGTTAGGAGAGCTGTCCTTTGGGAGGGGGTTGTGggggctggattttttttttccccaccccctgcataaggtgggatcttagttccttgaccgggaatcaaacctgtgcccctttcAGTGGAAGCTggtctgccagggaattccacGGGCTGATTGTGCTCTGTGAAAACCTTGGGTTGGGTGGGTACAGAGGGTGGCCAGGCTTCGAGGGCCCCCAGGACAACTCCTTGCCTACAGGTGCTGGCCACGGATATGTCCAAGCACATGACCCTCCTGGCTGACCTGAAGACCATGGTGGAGACTAAGAAAGTGACCAGCTCGGGGGTTCTCTTGCTGGATAACTATTCCGACCGCATCCAGGtgccccccccaacacacacacaaacaccatatAAGGACTCTTTCCCTCCTGTCCTCCCTTAGGTCTGCATTGCTGTCCCTCACTCTGCCCTCAGCTCCCAGGTTGCCCATCTTCCTTGTCTTTTCTCTCCTCTGCCATCTAACTCTTTCCAACTCCCATCTCCCCCATCTCACCCAattccctcttccctttcttttttttaacataatgtgttttttttttaaatttttatgtatttatttgtttatggccatgctgggtcttcattgctgtgcaggtttttctctagttggggcaagcGGGaagtactctctagttgcagtgtacagactcctcattgtggtggctcctcttgttgcagggtacaggctctagggtgcgcgggcttcagtagttcctgcggcctgtgggctcagtagttgaggctcccgagctctagagcacaggcttaatagttgtgacACGCAGGCCCAGTTGCCCTTCAgcttgtggggtcttcccagaccaggcatcaGACCTCTGTCTTGTGCACTGACAGGTGaagtcttgaccactgagccaccagggaagccccccttttccctttcttcatcAAGCCCTGTCTCCATTCCTCACACACCTCTGtttcccccactgcctcttttcccttccctccttctgaCCTTTGCTCATCAGCCACCTCTCACCTCtcatctctccccttctctcctccacTCATCTCCCTTTTCCCTcacctcctcttcctccatcCATCTCCCCCCCCTTAcctacctcccccaccccaccacttaCTCTCTTTCCAAAGGGAAAGTAAGAAAGCCTGGGGCCTGAAACTGGGTCAGGGCCATGGCCTCTAAaggtccccccaccccacgcAGGTTCTACGGAACATGGTGCACTGCGCAGACCTTAGCAACCCCACCAAGCCGCTGGAGCTTTACCGCCAGTGGACCGACCGCATCATGGCCGAGTTCTTCCAGCAGGGAGACCGCGAACGTGAGCGAGGCATGGAGATCAGTCCCATGTGCGACAAGCACACAGCCTCAGTGGAGAAGTCTCAGGTAGAGTCTTGGGGTGCTGGGAGGGAGCAGGGAAAGCCCCCCTACCTCACATCCTGGCCTGGAGCTCCAAGGCCCCCAGGAGGCCCTAAGCTGCCCATCCACAGTgtcgaggtttttttttttttttttccttctctatcatGATGAGAAATAGGTAACATTTTCTGCTCCacagaacaactgaactgaacctccaaCTCCTTAATTTGTAGATTTGCACCCAGACAGTTCTAACTCATTTGTTGCGACTGCCATAACATCAGTAATAATATTCATCTGACCATTAGTTACAGACCTCATGTCTATTCAGCCTCTTGGTTCCCCTATGATCTGGCCACTCATTTTGGGCCTGAgttttgatggatttttttttttttccttgtcgcacgggtcttcgttgctgcttgcggactttctttagttgcagtgagcagaggctactcttcattgaggTGTCTGGGCTTCTCATGTTgcggagcacgggttctaggcgtgtgggcttcagtaattgcagcacacaggctcagtagttgccgctCATGGGCCCTAGAGCCATGGATTCAGAAGCTATGGTGCACCAGCTTatttgctccatggcatatggagtcttcccagaccagggattgaacccatatcccctgcattggcaggcagattgttatccactgtgccaccagggaagtcctgatggaTTTTGAAAGGAACTGAAATGACTCAGCTTTGTCATCTGCCTGTTTAACAAAAGGGACGGAAAGATGGTCTTGTAAAGGACAACACTTAGGGGAcctccctggaggtctagtggttaagattccattctcccagtgcaggggggatgggttccatccctggtcagaggatTAGGAACCCACATGCCGTGCAGCtggcctaaaaaaataaaaaggataaagCTTCTGAGCATGAGAGTTTCTCACTCCCCCTGCTCCTAGCCTCTTCCCTGGTGAGATCTCTTCCTGTCTTGGTGTGTGTATGTTTCCCATGCAGGGTTACCCAGCCTCAGCACTATTGAAGTTTGGGGATGGCTCATTCTCTGTGGTGGGCCCACCTTCTACATTGTAAGGTGTTGAGCAGTATCCTtggcctctgcccatgggatgcgAGGAACACCCTCCCTTTCCTGTGGTAATAGCCGAAACTGTGTCCAGGCACTTCCAAATATCCCCTGGTCATCCACGTAGCCCCCTAATCCCTGATGAAAACCAGATTTATTTGTTTTGTCATGCATTTATATTCACAGGTAACTTAATAGGAATAGTTTGTAGGCTTAgctttgttaaaaatataaattgtatcagtatattcttatttttatgtaGCTTACCTTTTCTTCCCAACAGTGACTTGGAGATCTATCCACCTTATTACACATAAATTAAGCTCATCCTTTTTCACTGCTGTGTAATAttcccatgggcttcccaggtggctcagtggtaaagaatctgcctgccaatgcaggagatgagggtttgaaccctgagttgggaagatcccttggagaaggaaatggcaacccactccaatattcttttttttttcattcttgctgggaaaatcccatgaacagaggagcatggctggctacagtccatggggtctcaaagagttggacacaacttagcaactgagaacACATGCAttctgggaactaaaatcctgcaagccacacagcgaggcaaaaaaaaagaggggggctTTCATGAATATTTGTGACTTAccaccatttttaaaaactaattcccATCTGAGGTGTATATAGAGgtgtttccagtttttgtttaCATCTCATATGATTATTTTCCCCCTTACTTACACAAGAGTTTTTCCAGGGTGGGTCTGGAAAAGCAAACTTGCTAGGTCAAATGGCATCAGTATCTCttacttttatttagtttttgctgcactgcatggcatgcaggatctcagttcccagatcagggatagaaccctgtccacctgccatggaagtgcagagtcctaaccttaCCGGGATGACCGGGGAAGTTCCCTGCGCCAGCATCTTGTAAATTTTATCAGATCCCGCAGCACGGTGGTGCCATCTCTGGTTTCTGCTTCCCTCCCGCTCCCTCAGGTGGGTTTCATCGACTATATCGTACACCCGCTGTGGGAGACGTGGGCTGACTTGGTCCACCCAGACGCCCAAGAGATCCTGGACACTCTGGAGGACAACCGGGACTGGTACTACAGCGCCATTCGGCAAAGCCCCTCGCCACCCCCcgaggaggagcctgggggaccgGGTCACCCCCCACCACCAGACAAGTTCCAGTTCGAGCTGACGCTGgacgaggaagaggaggaggaggtgtgcAGTGTCCCAGGCGCAGTTGCAGTTCAGGAATTGTACACGGCCCAGGACGCCTCCCCGCCTGAAGGCCCTTTGGAGCTTGATGGCCAGGATCCGTCTGCGGAGGTGGAGATAGAGGAAATGTACTTGACCCGGCGAGTGGACGCCACAGGTAGTGTGGCAGCAGCTGGCCAGGATGTGTCCATGCCCCGAGGCGCATCCGTGGATGTCTACGTGGGCTGCTGCCGCAGCATCCCTGCCCTGTCTCCTAATAGCCTTGCTCCGCTTGCCTTGAGGACACCGCCCCCTCCAGAGGACGACCCGGGCCTTCTGGGCCTCCCCTCCATGGCAGCCGAGGTGGGGGCCCAAAAAGAGCATCAGGCTGCCAAGAGGGCATGCTGTGCCTGCACGGGGGCATCCGGCGAGGAACCCACTCCTGGAGCACTTCCAGCTCCCGGAGGCTGGGGGCCAGCTGGTGGCCCGACCTGAGCGTCAGTCCCTGCACCCGGTGGGCCTCCGTGCCACCCGCCAccgccaccaccatcaccccctgACCTCCTCCACTGCCTCAAAGACTCTTGGGCctcctgagaaaaaagaaaacagaaaagtgggttttttttctcttttctttttttcctctttcctccccacccccacccaggggccTCTTtttggaggtgggggctggggaacCAGGGGCTGAGGTCCCgggaagtgattttatttttggaattttaattgttacatttttagaaaaagaaaaaaacaaaacaaaaaaaaaaaaaaccaggatgaAACACAGCAACTGTAGACGCTCCTGTTCCCGGCTCCCCTTGTCCAGTTCCAATCACCCCCCAACCCTACCTCATCAGCCCCCAATCCTCACCACCGTCACCCAGGTTCCAGGCTTAGTCTTCCGGCCTCTTGGGGCTCTTTGCCTGGTGTAGAATCTCCCTCCAGACTTCTTCTGAATTTTGGGAGGATCTCTAGAACCCAGCCAGGAATAGCCATTCTGGATGGggcccctgggggtggggaggggtcgcCCAATGTAGGGGGGGCCCCAGCTCCAGTCCTACTCTGGctttctgccctcccctccccagaagTCTTCCGCCTCATTTTGCACAAACCTGGCAATACTGACTTGAGGGAGCCATGGGGCTTCAGGAGGCAAGGGGAGGGTGTCAGAGGGACATTCACACCACCAACCTGGGGTCTGAGGTTTCAGGAGGGCCTGATCCCACTTTCCCCTCCACCCATCACCCCTTTCCTCTTCCACTCCGGGTTTTGGTTTGAATTTTCTCCGTTTGGAGAGGGGGGATGATTTGGAGCCACCCCCCCTTCCTTCCAGCTGCTTCTCCTCTTGTTTCTGCCTTAATGATTCCCACGGCCATAGGAGAGGGGGTTGCAGTGGCTCCCACTTGCACCTCGAGTGGGGCAGGGCCAGGCCCAGAGTTCCTGTCCTGGGTATGCCCCCTCCCCAGCatcctcctgcccacccccaactCTTTGCCCTAGGAGGAAGCAATAACGGTGTACACCCACATCCCCTTTCTGGgcagcccaccccaccctggcATCAAAGTCATTTCTCCTTTCATCCCCCACcttgccaagcctccctgtcttcCCCTAGCTATTCCCTGGAGCAATACGACGGACAGATGCAAGGCCATTTCTCTTCAAGCCATGGGGGGACTATTTGGAAGGAAAGACTCCCACTTCCCCCATCCGCTCTGCCCCTCAGCTTGGTTCTGCAGCGGGGCAGGACTGGCCTCTCTCATCTTCCTCCCCTCCGATTCTGAGCACACGGTACTGTAGCCCCCAGCTCCCCCCAGCCTTCCATCTGTCTGTCCTTCCCTGTGGGGAGTACCGCCCATTCCCACCCCCAAGATGCTGTACAGGGTTCATTTTTGTAGCGAAAGTAGTTTCAGTCCCAGCCGGCGACCGGAGGGGGCCTTTTCTTTtggttctctttctttctcttttgtttttgttttgttttgttttgtacatACTGTAAGGTTGGTTTGTAAATTATTCTACAGaggcaaaaagggaaaataaacttGCCCTTCCTCCACTGACTCAGTCAGGGGAAAGAGGGGTGGGGGTCTCCCAGGGGGAGTCTCCATTCCTGCTGTATTATACAAACTGTACCATAGACCCCCAGAAGTGTGGAGTCAGTGCTGTTTAACAGGGAGTCATGTGATCAGAGGGGGAGGTGAGGGCTGGGCAGCACCTGCCCCTCTCCTTGTCCCCTGGGACCCAGGGGAGGGGAGCCCAGGACGACCCCCGCCCCCCCCGGGAGCTGCTCAAGTGTTGTCCAGTTTAACGATCAGTCAGTCGGTCCGCTGATCGATACTCAACCCTTCGATCTTGTCTCCAATTAAACCAAGGCTTTCACCGATCTTCATGGCTGATGTGGCTTCTTTTCCCATCCTATTTCTCAAGGTGTGTCTTTCGAGTTGTCTGTCTGGGGCCAGGTAGGGGTAAGGAATGGACTCAGTCCCTGCCCTTCGCTGGGCAGATAGAACTTCAGGGGGTTCTGAGAGCTTGGCAAGAGGCAGCCCCCAGGCCTGGGCCAGGTCCAGACACAGGGACGGCTGCGGGTTATAAAGCGCGGGTTCAGACCACACAGTTTTTGGAGGCTAGGAAacccaggtaaagaatccacctgcccagtATAAGAGAcaagtgtttgatccctgggtcaggaagatcccctggaggagggcatggcaacccactccagtattcttgcctggagagttacatggacagaggagcctggtgggctacagtccatagggtcacagaagagtcgg from Dama dama isolate Ldn47 chromosome 9, ASM3311817v1, whole genome shotgun sequence carries:
- the PDE4A gene encoding cAMP-specific 3',5'-cyclic phosphodiesterase 4A isoform X1; its protein translation is MEPPAVPSERSLSLSLPGPREGQATLKPPPQHLWRQPRTPIRIQQRGYSDSAERAEPERPPHRPIERADAVDTGDRPGLRTSRMSWPSSFHGSGSGSAGGGSCRRLEAENGPTPSPGRSPLDSQASPGLVLHAGAATSQRRESFLYRSDSDYDMSPKTMSRNSSVTSEATSPCSVTILVRHAEDLIVTPFAQVLASLRSVRSNFSLLTNVPIPSNKRSPLGGPTPVCKATLSVTAPAAPSPEETCQQLARETLEELDWCLEQLETMQTYRSVSEMASHKFKRMLNRELTHLSEMSRSGNQVSEYISTTFLDKRNEVEIPSPTIKDREKQQAPRQRPCQQPPAPGPQLQPMSQITGVKKLMHSSSLSDSSIPRFGVKTEQEERLAQELENLNKWGLNIFRVSDYAGGRSLSCIMYTIFQERDLLKKFRIPVDTMVTYMLTLEDHYHPDVAYHNSLHAADVLQSTHVLLATPALDAVFTDLEILAALFAAAIHDVDHPGVSNQFLINTNSELALMYNDESVLENHHLAVGFKLLQEDNCDIFQNLGKRQRQSLRKMVIDMVLATDMSKHMTLLADLKTMVETKKVTSSGVLLLDNYSDRIQVLRNMVHCADLSNPTKPLELYRQWTDRIMAEFFQQGDRERERGMEISPMCDKHTASVEKSQVGFIDYIVHPLWETWADLVHPDAQEILDTLEDNRDWYYSAIRQSPSPPPEEEPGGPGHPPPPDKFQFELTLDEEEEEEVCSVPGAVAVQELYTAQDASPPEGPLELDGQDPSAEVEIEEMYLTRRVDATGSVAAAGQDVSMPRGASVDVYVGCCRSIPALSPNSLAPLALRTPPPPEDDPGLLGLPSMAAEVGAQKEHQAAKRACCACTGASGEEPTPGALPAPGGWGPAGGPT
- the PDE4A gene encoding cAMP-specific 3',5'-cyclic phosphodiesterase 4A isoform X2 translates to MEPPAVPSERSLSLSLPGPREGQATLKPPPQHLWRQPRTPIRIQQRGYSDSAERAEPERPPHRPIERADAVDTGDRPGLRTSRMSWPSSFHGSGSGSAGGGSCRRLEAENGPTPSPGRSPLDSQASPGLVLHAGAATSQRRESFLYRSDSDYDMSPKTMSRNSSVTSEATSPCSVTILVRHAEDLIVTPFAQVLASLRSVRSNFSLLTNVPIPSNKRSPLGGPTPVCKATLSEETCQQLARETLEELDWCLEQLETMQTYRSVSEMASHKFKRMLNRELTHLSEMSRSGNQVSEYISTTFLDKRNEVEIPSPTIKDREKQQAPRQRPCQQPPAPGPQLQPMSQITGVKKLMHSSSLSDSSIPRFGVKTEQEERLAQELENLNKWGLNIFRVSDYAGGRSLSCIMYTIFQERDLLKKFRIPVDTMVTYMLTLEDHYHPDVAYHNSLHAADVLQSTHVLLATPALDAVFTDLEILAALFAAAIHDVDHPGVSNQFLINTNSELALMYNDESVLENHHLAVGFKLLQEDNCDIFQNLGKRQRQSLRKMVIDMVLATDMSKHMTLLADLKTMVETKKVTSSGVLLLDNYSDRIQVLRNMVHCADLSNPTKPLELYRQWTDRIMAEFFQQGDRERERGMEISPMCDKHTASVEKSQVGFIDYIVHPLWETWADLVHPDAQEILDTLEDNRDWYYSAIRQSPSPPPEEEPGGPGHPPPPDKFQFELTLDEEEEEEVCSVPGAVAVQELYTAQDASPPEGPLELDGQDPSAEVEIEEMYLTRRVDATGSVAAAGQDVSMPRGASVDVYVGCCRSIPALSPNSLAPLALRTPPPPEDDPGLLGLPSMAAEVGAQKEHQAAKRACCACTGASGEEPTPGALPAPGGWGPAGGPT
- the PDE4A gene encoding cAMP-specific 3',5'-cyclic phosphodiesterase 4A isoform X3, which encodes MEPPAVPSERSLSLSLPGPREGQATLKPPPQHLWRQPRTPIRIQQRGYSDSAERAEPERPPHRPIERADAVDTGDRPGLRTSRMSWPSSFHGSGSGSAGGGSCRRLEAENGPTPSPGRSPLDSQASPGLVLHAGAATSQRRESFLYRSDSDYDMSPKTMSRNSSVTSEAHAEDLIVTPFAQVLASLRSVRSNFSLLTNVPIPSNKRSPLGGPTPVCKATLSVTAPAAPSPEETCQQLARETLEELDWCLEQLETMQTYRSVSEMASHKFKRMLNRELTHLSEMSRSGNQVSEYISTTFLDKRNEVEIPSPTIKDREKQQAPRQRPCQQPPAPGPQLQPMSQITGVKKLMHSSSLSDSSIPRFGVKTEQEERLAQELENLNKWGLNIFRVSDYAGGRSLSCIMYTIFQERDLLKKFRIPVDTMVTYMLTLEDHYHPDVAYHNSLHAADVLQSTHVLLATPALDAVFTDLEILAALFAAAIHDVDHPGVSNQFLINTNSELALMYNDESVLENHHLAVGFKLLQEDNCDIFQNLGKRQRQSLRKMVIDMVLATDMSKHMTLLADLKTMVETKKVTSSGVLLLDNYSDRIQVLRNMVHCADLSNPTKPLELYRQWTDRIMAEFFQQGDRERERGMEISPMCDKHTASVEKSQVGFIDYIVHPLWETWADLVHPDAQEILDTLEDNRDWYYSAIRQSPSPPPEEEPGGPGHPPPPDKFQFELTLDEEEEEEVCSVPGAVAVQELYTAQDASPPEGPLELDGQDPSAEVEIEEMYLTRRVDATGSVAAAGQDVSMPRGASVDVYVGCCRSIPALSPNSLAPLALRTPPPPEDDPGLLGLPSMAAEVGAQKEHQAAKRACCACTGASGEEPTPGALPAPGGWGPAGGPT
- the PDE4A gene encoding cAMP-specific 3',5'-cyclic phosphodiesterase 4A isoform X4 codes for the protein MEPPAVPSERSLSLSLPGPREGQATLKPPPQHLWRQPRTPIRIQQRGYSDSAERAEPERPPHRPIERADAVDTGDRPGLRTSRMSWPSSFHGSGSGSAGGGSCRRLEAENGPTPSPGRSPLDSQASPGLVLHAGAATSQRRESFLYRSDSDYDMSPKTMSRNSSVTSEAHAEDLIVTPFAQVLASLRSVRSNFSLLTNVPIPSNKRSPLGGPTPVCKATLSEETCQQLARETLEELDWCLEQLETMQTYRSVSEMASHKFKRMLNRELTHLSEMSRSGNQVSEYISTTFLDKRNEVEIPSPTIKDREKQQAPRQRPCQQPPAPGPQLQPMSQITGVKKLMHSSSLSDSSIPRFGVKTEQEERLAQELENLNKWGLNIFRVSDYAGGRSLSCIMYTIFQERDLLKKFRIPVDTMVTYMLTLEDHYHPDVAYHNSLHAADVLQSTHVLLATPALDAVFTDLEILAALFAAAIHDVDHPGVSNQFLINTNSELALMYNDESVLENHHLAVGFKLLQEDNCDIFQNLGKRQRQSLRKMVIDMVLATDMSKHMTLLADLKTMVETKKVTSSGVLLLDNYSDRIQVLRNMVHCADLSNPTKPLELYRQWTDRIMAEFFQQGDRERERGMEISPMCDKHTASVEKSQVGFIDYIVHPLWETWADLVHPDAQEILDTLEDNRDWYYSAIRQSPSPPPEEEPGGPGHPPPPDKFQFELTLDEEEEEEVCSVPGAVAVQELYTAQDASPPEGPLELDGQDPSAEVEIEEMYLTRRVDATGSVAAAGQDVSMPRGASVDVYVGCCRSIPALSPNSLAPLALRTPPPPEDDPGLLGLPSMAAEVGAQKEHQAAKRACCACTGASGEEPTPGALPAPGGWGPAGGPT
- the PDE4A gene encoding cAMP-specific 3',5'-cyclic phosphodiesterase 4A isoform X5 produces the protein MARPRGLGRIPERQLEAFPAAAAAATEDEAFLPEPLALRAPRRPRSPPASPVFFASPSPTFRRRLRLLRGFQDLGRQAWAGLEAENGPTPSPGRSPLDSQASPGLVLHAGAATSQRRESFLYRSDSDYDMSPKTMSRNSSVTSEATSPCSVTILVRHAEDLIVTPFAQVLASLRSVRSNFSLLTNVPIPSNKRSPLGGPTPVCKATLSVTAPAAPSPEETCQQLARETLEELDWCLEQLETMQTYRSVSEMASHKFKRMLNRELTHLSEMSRSGNQVSEYISTTFLDKRNEVEIPSPTIKDREKQQAPRQRPCQQPPAPGPQLQPMSQITGVKKLMHSSSLSDSSIPRFGVKTEQEERLAQELENLNKWGLNIFRVSDYAGGRSLSCIMYTIFQERDLLKKFRIPVDTMVTYMLTLEDHYHPDVAYHNSLHAADVLQSTHVLLATPALDAVFTDLEILAALFAAAIHDVDHPGVSNQFLINTNSELALMYNDESVLENHHLAVGFKLLQEDNCDIFQNLGKRQRQSLRKMVIDMVLATDMSKHMTLLADLKTMVETKKVTSSGVLLLDNYSDRIQVLRNMVHCADLSNPTKPLELYRQWTDRIMAEFFQQGDRERERGMEISPMCDKHTASVEKSQVGFIDYIVHPLWETWADLVHPDAQEILDTLEDNRDWYYSAIRQSPSPPPEEEPGGPGHPPPPDKFQFELTLDEEEEEEVCSVPGAVAVQELYTAQDASPPEGPLELDGQDPSAEVEIEEMYLTRRVDATGSVAAAGQDVSMPRGASVDVYVGCCRSIPALSPNSLAPLALRTPPPPEDDPGLLGLPSMAAEVGAQKEHQAAKRACCACTGASGEEPTPGALPAPGGWGPAGGPT
- the PDE4A gene encoding cAMP-specific 3',5'-cyclic phosphodiesterase 4A isoform X6, yielding MARPRGLGRIPERQLEAFPAAAAAATEDEAFLPEPLALRAPRRPRSPPASPVFFASPSPTFRRRLRLLRGFQDLGRQAWAGLEAENGPTPSPGRSPLDSQASPGLVLHAGAATSQRRESFLYRSDSDYDMSPKTMSRNSSVTSEAHAEDLIVTPFAQVLASLRSVRSNFSLLTNVPIPSNKRSPLGGPTPVCKATLSEETCQQLARETLEELDWCLEQLETMQTYRSVSEMASHKFKRMLNRELTHLSEMSRSGNQVSEYISTTFLDKRNEVEIPSPTIKDREKQQAPRQRPCQQPPAPGPQLQPMSQITGVKKLMHSSSLSDSSIPRFGVKTEQEERLAQELENLNKWGLNIFRVSDYAGGRSLSCIMYTIFQERDLLKKFRIPVDTMVTYMLTLEDHYHPDVAYHNSLHAADVLQSTHVLLATPALDAVFTDLEILAALFAAAIHDVDHPGVSNQFLINTNSELALMYNDESVLENHHLAVGFKLLQEDNCDIFQNLGKRQRQSLRKMVIDMVLATDMSKHMTLLADLKTMVETKKVTSSGVLLLDNYSDRIQVLRNMVHCADLSNPTKPLELYRQWTDRIMAEFFQQGDRERERGMEISPMCDKHTASVEKSQVGFIDYIVHPLWETWADLVHPDAQEILDTLEDNRDWYYSAIRQSPSPPPEEEPGGPGHPPPPDKFQFELTLDEEEEEEVCSVPGAVAVQELYTAQDASPPEGPLELDGQDPSAEVEIEEMYLTRRVDATGSVAAAGQDVSMPRGASVDVYVGCCRSIPALSPNSLAPLALRTPPPPEDDPGLLGLPSMAAEVGAQKEHQAAKRACCACTGASGEEPTPGALPAPGGWGPAGGPT